The DNA segment ATCGCCCacttgttgcaagttgccagttgcaagttgccagttgttaGCTGAATCTGCTGACTGTTAGTGGCTTTGttagttgtggttgttgttgtcgttgctgttggctTCGTTCACATGACTTGCGTGCCATCTGCCAAGAGGCCaaaaagcagccaaagcagcgcACAAAGTCAACTGACAACAGACAACTGGCAACcgacaactggcaactggcaactggcaaactgTGTGGCAGCTGACAACCTACGCAATTGCCTTGCACGCACCTCTAAGTGACGACCTCCATGAGGGCACCGCCCCATCCCTACCCCCCTCCActgttgtatttgtgtgtactTAGATGTTTGTCAGAGTCgttttttgtctgtttgtcttaCATAATCGTCACTCTAGATACCGTTAACATTATTCTCGTTGTCGTCTTCGGCTTTTCCGTCCTAAAGCCCACAATACAATAGAACAATTGTTTAAACTTTTCTAACGCTCACTCGTCGAGGCTTTTGGCAttgcgccaaaaaaaaaaaacaataacaataacaataacattgaCAACAACACCGCACACCAAATAActgaaaaccaaaaccaaaataagTTAAAAGTTCTATTTAAGCAAGgcaattaagtttttatttcacttttgccagttgctgttctaaacaattcaaaatttcgGCTCTCACTCTTCTCAGTTTGCCAAAAGGCAATACATGACGTCGATGGGGAATTACCCTCTGAGCTATGCAGCCATCAAAGGCAATAATAGCAAgtacaagaacaagaacaagaacacaAACAACATAACAAATGAAGCGAAGCCAACTGACAAAcgaatacaacaaataataactaGCACAGCTGTGAGAATGAAGTTGTGACGCACCTGAAACTATAGATCGACGATACAATGAGACAGAATTTAGATCACTTTTTGTCACGGGGGGTTGTTCCCAACAACGAATTGTTCACCTGTCAGTCACCCTGTATGTTGTACTCAGAGTGTTTACGCGGCGGATTGTTGATATTCGATTGGCCAACGGGATGTATACTTGATAGTAAGGGAATTCAACAGAGGGAGGGAATTTAAGCTTGGTAATTTACttataaaatatcttttgcatttcttatgcgatttttatgtaattttaagAATTGATGAATGTTTTTAAAAGCTTTCAGAATTCTGCAGTTTCTTGCAGTTcactttatttcaattttgaaagaaaatatcaattgcatttcttttgcGATTTTTATGTCATTTTAAGAATtgatgtatatatttaaaagctGTTGCAGTTTCCTTCAGTTCACTTTATCTCAATTTTGAAAGTTGtttgtataaaatttgtaaaatgtaaattttggaattgcaattgaatgaaaataaaactaaaacaaatttcaatatttgttaaaattgtcttttttaaatattagttttcaaataaacttacaaattgaattgaaataaaatcttagattatattttattgaatacttAGATAGTTTTCTTTAACATGAATTAACATTATGTATTGGtgcatattataataattattaggTATTATTACTACGTAAAGTGTTTTAAAACTGTACTTTAATTTCACTAATAGGTTTTTTCTTTATCCCTTTTTTATTGTAGgtacaacaatttgaaaacgCCAAGGCAActgcaatagcaacaaagtCTAGCATTAAAGAGCACAGCGAGAAAGAAGTAGCATTAATAAGAAGATAACaattgagcagcagcaacaagagcaacgaGAGCAACCGCCACAGCAACTGAGAGGAGAAAGCAGTGCAGCTAACAGTTATGAGAGAGAAAGACCACTCACCAAGAAAGATGCTTCCTAGCCCAAAACAGGGCTGTGTTTACCCTGCCTTAGGATTAATACCCACATCGTATATATCACATGTACCTTATGATCTGTCCGCCTCAACGACGGCGGCCACAGCTACCAGCAGcatgacgacgacaacagcgCGACaccagcatcatcatcatcatcatcagcatccacatcatcagcaacaccagcagcagcaacaacatcatcaacagcagcagcaacatcatggCAACAAGGCGAAGCGACGTAGCAGCTATGATCAGCCATTGGATCTGCGATTGGCGCACAAGCGACGTCAGCCTGGCaagttggagatggagatggagttggagatggagatggaggagCGACAGTCGCCACAGCCGCTGGAGGATGAGAATAGCAATCTCATCATGTTTGCCAACGAGTTGGCCGCCCAACGCAAGGAGAAGGAGATGAACAACAATCACATTGCCGCCTCGCTGGCGGATCTTGGCTTCGATATGAGCCGCAAGATGCTGCGGGCACTGCGAGAGGGCGTGGCAACGCCGCCAGCGCCACCAACGCCAGCCGTTGTGCCCGGCGTGCACTCGACGCTGCTCGAGGCGATGACAAAGACGCTGCCACTGCAATATCGCAACGTGTTTGCGCCACCAACACCGTCACAAGCTGGCGCCTCAACTCCAGACTTTGCCTTTCGGCATCCGCTCAAGAAGAGCGACCTCAGCTGGCCACCCAGCGAGCAACTGGAGCAGCAgtcacagcatcagcagcagcaacatcttaAATTGGAGCTGCCAACGCCAGCGACAGTTGTGCCCACGCCCACGCCGCATCCACAGCTGCAGGAATTCCAATCCCGTCAGCATTCGCGCAAGGCAAAGCAGCGTCAGCAGGCACAGGCACAAGCACAATCCCAATCGCAGACGCAGTCAGCGGGAGCGGGAGCGACGACGCTGCcaacgcaacagcaacgcaaCAAGGATCGCTACACCTGCAAGTTTTGTGGGAAAGTGTTTCCGCGTTCCGCGAATCTCACGCGACATCTGCGCACGCACACCGGGGAGCAACCTTACAAGTGCAAGTACTGCGAACGTTCCTTTAGCATCTCCTCGAATCTGCAGCGTCATGTGCGCAACATCCACAACAAGGAGCGACCCTTCAAGTGCGAGATCTGTGAGCGCTGCTTTGGCCAGCAGACGAATCTCGATCGGCATCTGAAGAAGCATGAATCGGATGCGGTCTCGCTGAGCGCCTTGAGTGGCGTCAGTGAGCGAATGCATTGCATACGACGCTTCTGCGAGAATCCCAGCGAGGAGTCCTACTTCGAGGAGATACGCACCTTCATGGGCAAGGtgacgcaacagcagcagcagcagcaacagcagcagcagcaacaacaacagcagcagcagcagcaacaacaacagctgcagcagcaacagcatcagcaacagtcACTGCCATTGGCAACATCGCGAAGCTCCGCATCGTCCAGTTGCTCCGCCTCGCACACGCCCACATCCTCGCACACGCCCACGCAATCGGAGTCATCGGAGACGCTGGCACAGGAGCTGCGTCGACTGCAGGCGGAGCGTGGCAAGACGGGCGACGACAGCGGCGATGAGCTGCCGCCCATTCAGCTGAAGCAGGAGGCGCCCGAGGAagatgaggaggaggaactggagcaggagcaggaggagaAGGATTCCAAGGAGTCCTCCATTGCGACGCTACCATCGACAAGAAGAGAAACGCCTACACCGAAACAGGAATCCTAATGGAAGCCAGCGAAAGTGCAAAAAACAACCTTAAAGCCCAATCCTGACCCTGAATGAGAAACATTTCCTATACTCGTATGGTACAaccgagagaaagagagagagagagagagagaaagagcaacggcaacaacacaaactaTTTGCAGAccttatatattatatttttgtctagctgtaaatatatattttgtattttgtaatttgtaatttgtatgttaaatgttaatgtGTAAATCGAATTGTACAAAACAGAAGATTGGCAACTGTATATCATTTTATGTGCGTATTAATTTAAgcattggtattttttttgtatatatacaaagCGACAAAACGACAACAAGCGTCCACtgtttaataaaaagttacaagttttttgaaatttactaaaaaaaaaataacctgggaaatacatttatttttgggtgAGTAGGGAAATTCGTGGTAGCGCCATCTAgcatacaattttttcatttgacCGTAAAGTTGCGCAGCCAACTTCATTTTGCGCAAAAATGCGCAAGCCGCAAATTATTTGTTCAAAATGTCGCGCTttggaaatataccaaaaaactATATGAAGTGTAACCAGGGGtatatttcatacattttGCTTAAGGTCACACCGCGAGTAGGCATTTAGAAAAAAAGGTTGTTTTCTAAGAAAAGAATTTCATCTAAATGTATAAATGTAGTGATACATAGTTTATATTGAAGTGCGTATATTAATTGGCTGCAACACGTGATCGATCTACTTGTACGGCATAGTTATGGCTGCGAAAATagtaaaagaatttaaattcgGTCTCCAAATTAAAGCAAGCAGTGAGACTGATGTTCAAAAGCTTCGAATAATTAACAGCGGACCTTTATGTTATAAACAGCGCGCTGTTAAACACAGCTGACGTTGTGGCTTTGTTTATAAAAGATAAGTGTATTGCCGGGGTGCGCGACAATCTCAAATTTAGTATTGTCATCTGACCGGCATTCGAATTTCTACGTGTCTGATAAGAAGtaaaattcattcatacatATAAGTATCATGGCTACACAGCTGACAACAATATCTGACGTAGCAGAGCTGATGAAATTGCAAGCTTTGTATCTAAAGGAATGGCCTAAACATTGCGTTGGCTACTTTTGGCTGGACAACTATCTACGCTGGTTGGCCAAGGATCCTGCGTTAAAGAACCTAAAGTTCTACACACTAAACGGAGACTGGCGTACGGATGGCCTTTTCATCTTGGTGGTTAGCGCTCGTAATATCTAAATTAGATAAGTGATCAAGTACTTAAACCATTTGTATTCGTAGCACCGCTACCAGCTGTTCTTTTGCAATCTGAGTAGACAGAAGACAATGGAACTGCAAACAGCACTACAACTCTTAGACTGGACAAAGGCCTATAAAGTTAGTGCGATTCATGAATCACACCATGCCATCTACAAGCAACTGGTAGCTAAGCGCCAACTCTGTTTGGATCGCGAGATGAACACGATCATGTATAGCTTGTCGTGCAACCAGGCTAAGGAATTGCAGGTCACCTGTCCGCCTGAATACTACTTGGATAGTGTACGACTTGAGCATGCTGAGCTTATCAATGATCTCTGGTCGGCACGTCACTCCGGTTCCTTGAAGCTTATCCAGCTGCTGATCGAGAACAATACGAATGTGGGTCTCTATGAGCGCTCGACGGGAGAACTATGTGCCTGGTGCCTAAGGTAGAGGAACTGTAATATGCTAATTTGTTATCAGCTAATAACAGCTATTTTCTTACTTTGATTGCCAGACTGCAGAGCGGTTTCCTGGGCGCCCTTGAAGTCCTTCAGACTCACCAGCGTCGCGGACTTGGTCTTGTTGTGGCAGCAGCCATAGCCAGACGGATTGCCAATGAACTAAATCACGATGTCACTGCCTTAgtgaatatgaataatatagCCGCTTGTAAAGTTTTTGATAGACTGGGCTTTACACTCGTAGAGGGAGAACACTACTGCTGGAGCATGTGCTTGCCCGAGAAGGAAAGCCCTATTAATTGGCCATCTAATCTTTAATCTTTGAGCACACAGCGACTAGAGAAAGCtaatgtaaatacaaaatattccaaaatccACTACGGAGATTGCACTATTATCATTGCAAGTCGTCGCTATATAAGCTCAGACAAATTGCACAAGTTGATTAAATTGTGGTAGGGAGTGTCTTGAACAAGTCTACTAATGGCGCAGCTTCAACCGATTAGCATCCACGATCTGCCAGAACTACAGGCGCTCTATAGACGAGAGTGGCCCAAATATTTCAAGGAATATTATGTACTCAGCACCGTCATTAAGTTTATCAAGACTGAACCAGGACTGAAGCATCTCAATGCCTATACTTTAGCAGATTCACATGCCCAAGAGCTTGGACTCTTTTTACTTGTGGTAGGTTTttagtgtttatttatttacggatataaacaaaataaacaatttttattaggATCGCTATCAACTCTTTGTCGGCTGTCTGGGCGACACGTTTG comes from the Drosophila sulfurigaster albostrigata strain 15112-1811.04 chromosome 2L, ASM2355843v2, whole genome shotgun sequence genome and includes:
- the LOC133850385 gene encoding histone-lysine N-methyltransferase PRDM16, yielding MREKDHSPRKMLPSPKQGCVYPALGLIPTSYISHVPYDLSASTTAATATSSMTTTTARHQHHHHHHQHPHHQQHQQQQQHHQQQQQHHGNKAKRRSSYDQPLDLRLAHKRRQPGKLEMEMELEMEMEERQSPQPLEDENSNLIMFANELAAQRKEKEMNNNHIAASLADLGFDMSRKMLRALREGVATPPAPPTPAVVPGVHSTLLEAMTKTLPLQYRNVFAPPTPSQAGASTPDFAFRHPLKKSDLSWPPSEQLEQQSQHQQQQHLKLELPTPATVVPTPTPHPQLQEFQSRQHSRKAKQRQQAQAQAQSQSQTQSAGAGATTLPTQQQRNKDRYTCKFCGKVFPRSANLTRHLRTHTGEQPYKCKYCERSFSISSNLQRHVRNIHNKERPFKCEICERCFGQQTNLDRHLKKHESDAVSLSALSGVSERMHCIRRFCENPSEESYFEEIRTFMGKVTQQQQQQQQQQQQQQQQQQQQQQQLQQQQHQQQSLPLATSRSSASSSCSASHTPTSSHTPTQSESSETLAQELRRLQAERGKTGDDSGDELPPIQLKQEAPEEDEEEELEQEQEEKDSKESSIATLPSTRRETPTPKQES
- the LOC133849744 gene encoding uncharacterized protein LOC133849744; translated protein: MATQLTTISDVAELMKLQALYLKEWPKHCVGYFWLDNYLRWLAKDPALKNLKFYTLNGDWRTDGLFILVHRYQLFFCNLSRQKTMELQTALQLLDWTKAYKVSAIHESHHAIYKQLVAKRQLCLDREMNTIMYSLSCNQAKELQVTCPPEYYLDSVRLEHAELINDLWSARHSGSLKLIQLLIENNTNVGLYERSTGELCAWCLRLQSGFLGALEVLQTHQRRGLGLVVAAAIARRIANELNHDVTALVNMNNIAACKVFDRLGFTLVEGEHYCWSMCLPEKESPINWPSNL